Proteins encoded within one genomic window of Candidatus Omnitrophota bacterium:
- a CDS encoding chemotaxis protein → MVEKYNTDADTYLRSGSNELKVLEFKTGGDVYGINILKVSRVLSEMPSFTVMPEAHPAMRGVFKNHDQVIPVLDLKFFLYGEKTSLEEHFRVIVTEFFGLYNAFLVEHVEAVHTVLWEKVINAQTVLNIHQNPYVISIVRPTEEKMILLLDYETIILNVTPEQVKNKSKLDANIQCDGGRKKILLAEDSSSVRHMLALELEEHNFEVLAAHDGEEALDIIQKTEDISLIISDVEMPQTDGLALTKRIKGNPKTAHIPVIVYSSIGDPGMKERAKYLKAEEHITKLNMDELFLKINDLLGIAAK, encoded by the coding sequence ATGGTGGAAAAATATAATACCGACGCCGATACCTATTTGCGATCCGGTTCTAACGAACTCAAAGTTCTGGAATTCAAGACGGGAGGCGACGTTTACGGCATCAATATCCTCAAGGTCAGCCGCGTTTTGTCCGAAATGCCGAGTTTTACCGTGATGCCGGAAGCCCATCCCGCTATGCGCGGCGTTTTCAAAAATCACGATCAAGTGATTCCGGTGTTGGATTTAAAATTTTTTTTGTACGGCGAAAAGACGTCCCTCGAGGAACATTTCCGCGTCATCGTTACCGAATTTTTCGGACTCTATAACGCTTTCCTGGTAGAACACGTGGAAGCGGTGCACACCGTTCTTTGGGAAAAAGTCATTAACGCGCAAACCGTCCTCAACATCCACCAAAATCCTTACGTCATCTCCATTGTCCGTCCTACGGAAGAGAAGATGATTTTATTGCTCGATTACGAAACGATCATATTGAATGTGACGCCGGAACAAGTGAAAAACAAATCGAAACTGGACGCCAACATTCAATGCGACGGCGGAAGGAAAAAGATTCTTCTCGCGGAAGACAGCTCCTCCGTCCGCCATATGCTCGCCTTGGAATTGGAAGAGCACAATTTCGAGGTCTTGGCCGCCCATGACGGGGAGGAAGCGCTGGATATCATTCAAAAGACGGAAGACATCTCACTGATTATCTCCGACGTGGAAATGCCCCAAACGGACGGTTTGGCGCTAACCAAACGCATCAAAGGAAATCCTAAAACCGCCCATATCCCCGTCATCGTCTACTCCTCCATCGGCGATCCCGGTATGAAGGAACGAGCTAAATACTTAAAAGCGGAGGAGCATATCACCAAACTGAATATGGACGAATTGTTTCTCAAAATCAACGATCTGTTGGGCATTGCGGCGAAGTAA
- a CDS encoding HAMP domain-containing sensor histidine kinase: protein MTQPESMQDKDGLHLQFAALLLHDLETPFAVAKQFFKRLEEGRFDPHNPKHMQLAASIRAATLRGERILEDFLDQARNADSKLEAQPAPADIREIIADCIQVVSLLAEDKNITIRQTIDPSLPNNAEIDRRLTARIVDNFLVNALRHSPQNSIVEIHAFLMKRKQDGAATYKIMRVEILNKHPHEIDFALEDIFDPVKQVELRQQRRVQGSGLGLTFCKMAAAAQNGTVGAAKRSLDEAVFWFELPIRPHQDGERFEKGDSHGGKI, encoded by the coding sequence ATGACGCAGCCTGAATCCATGCAGGACAAAGATGGCTTGCATTTGCAGTTCGCGGCGTTGCTTCTCCACGATCTGGAAACTCCGTTTGCCGTGGCAAAGCAATTTTTCAAACGCCTGGAGGAAGGACGATTCGATCCCCACAATCCCAAACATATGCAACTGGCCGCCTCTATTCGCGCCGCAACGCTTCGGGGCGAACGGATATTGGAAGACTTTCTCGACCAGGCGCGAAACGCCGATTCGAAATTGGAAGCGCAACCGGCGCCGGCGGATATTCGCGAAATCATCGCCGATTGCATTCAAGTCGTCTCTCTTTTAGCGGAAGACAAAAATATTACCATCCGCCAAACCATCGATCCCTCCCTCCCGAACAACGCCGAAATTGACCGCCGCCTGACGGCGCGAATCGTCGACAATTTTCTGGTCAACGCCTTGCGGCACTCTCCCCAAAACTCCATTGTGGAAATTCATGCTTTTCTGATGAAGAGAAAACAAGACGGCGCCGCAACGTACAAGATCATGCGCGTGGAAATTCTCAATAAGCATCCTCACGAAATCGATTTCGCTCTCGAAGATATTTTCGATCCCGTCAAACAAGTGGAACTTCGTCAACAGCGCCGCGTCCAAGGCAGCGGATTGGGATTGACTTTCTGCAAAATGGCCGCCGCCGCTCAAAACGGAACTGTCGGCGCCGCCAAGCGCAGCCTCGACGAAGCGGTATTTTGGTTCGAATTGCCCATTCGTCCGCATCAAGACGGCGAACGTTTCGAAAAAGGAGATTCTCATGGTGGAAAAATATAA
- a CDS encoding 5-deoxy-glucuronate isomerase — protein sequence MTAEFCNLIQAFSLKEGWNPYQENDRDTQLDFGIYLLEPNQCYVFQSKEQETALLILKGSGRIEAGGRAESFERNSWVEQLPWAIHSPAYAAAAITASSPVEIAVVKTPNPHVFPQKIYLPDEVENEHRGKGMLDDMSYRIVRCVFDRRNAPPEARLVLGEVVNFPGRWSSYPPHHHPQPELYYYQFEPEWGYGHGELGETVYKIRNRDLLRITGERDHSQTSAPGFTMYYLWTIRHFPDKPYTGFEYTPPFETLLS from the coding sequence ATGACGGCTGAATTTTGCAATCTGATTCAGGCGTTTTCCTTGAAAGAAGGATGGAATCCCTACCAGGAAAACGATAGAGATACACAACTAGATTTCGGAATTTATCTTTTGGAGCCGAACCAATGCTATGTCTTTCAATCCAAAGAACAAGAGACGGCGCTCTTGATATTGAAAGGAAGCGGACGGATCGAGGCGGGAGGGCGCGCCGAATCGTTCGAACGAAATTCATGGGTCGAACAGCTGCCCTGGGCGATTCACTCTCCAGCCTATGCGGCGGCGGCGATAACAGCGTCCTCGCCTGTGGAAATCGCCGTCGTCAAAACTCCGAATCCGCATGTCTTTCCGCAAAAAATTTACCTTCCGGACGAAGTGGAAAACGAACATCGCGGCAAGGGGATGCTTGACGATATGAGCTACCGCATCGTCCGATGCGTCTTCGACCGCCGCAATGCGCCGCCCGAAGCTCGGCTGGTTCTCGGCGAAGTGGTCAATTTTCCTGGACGTTGGAGCAGCTATCCTCCCCACCATCATCCCCAGCCGGAACTCTATTACTACCAATTCGAGCCGGAATGGGGCTATGGGCACGGCGAATTAGGCGAAACCGTTTATAAAATCCGAAACCGAGATTTGCTGCGGATCACCGGCGAGCGCGATCATTCCCAAACCTCGGCGCCGGGTTTCACAATGTATTATTTATGGACTATCCGGCATTTCCCCGACAAGCCTTATACGGGATTCGAGTATACTCCCCCCTTCGAAACGCTATTAAGTTAA
- a CDS encoding transaldolase family protein, with protein sequence MNNQSTYDSPYKSALHEMTCTTNTDLWNDSCSQTELAYAIEHGAVGATTNPVIVGEVLKKELNLWIDRINLIIKDNPHALEDDITWKVIEALAVKGAEMLKPAFDRHRGKKGRISIQTNPKFYNNAEKIVEQARYFHMLAPNMQIKIPVTQAGVAAIEEATYRGVNVNATVSFCVPQAIAVAEAVERGLKRRESEGKSIAEMAPVCTIMVGRIDDWLRVVAERDRIITDPGYLNYAGVAIMKKAYRLYRERGYRLRLLSAAYRCHMHWSEFIGGDLVVSIPHEWQVRFNHSDIAPIPRMDNPVEPKVLDELLRKFSDFRKSYEEDGLQVDEFDFYGPSRRTLRQFMSGYDELVQMLRDRILPNPDKEKTCGK encoded by the coding sequence ATGAACAATCAATCAACATACGATTCGCCTTATAAAAGTGCGCTTCATGAGATGACTTGCACGACGAACACCGACTTGTGGAACGACTCCTGTTCCCAAACGGAACTGGCCTACGCCATCGAGCATGGAGCCGTTGGCGCTACCACCAATCCGGTTATCGTGGGCGAAGTTTTGAAAAAAGAACTGAATTTGTGGATCGACCGCATTAACCTGATTATTAAAGACAATCCCCATGCCTTGGAAGACGATATTACCTGGAAAGTAATCGAAGCCTTGGCCGTTAAAGGCGCCGAAATGCTCAAGCCTGCTTTTGATCGTCATCGCGGCAAAAAAGGTCGGATTTCGATTCAAACCAATCCCAAATTTTACAACAACGCTGAAAAGATCGTCGAACAAGCCCGATATTTCCATATGCTGGCGCCGAACATGCAGATCAAAATACCCGTAACGCAAGCGGGCGTGGCCGCCATCGAAGAAGCCACCTATCGCGGCGTCAACGTCAACGCCACAGTCAGTTTCTGCGTTCCCCAAGCTATCGCCGTAGCGGAAGCCGTAGAGAGGGGATTGAAACGGCGCGAGAGCGAAGGGAAATCGATCGCGGAGATGGCGCCGGTATGCACCATCATGGTCGGGCGCATCGACGATTGGCTGCGCGTAGTCGCCGAACGCGACCGGATTATTACCGATCCCGGCTATTTGAATTACGCCGGAGTCGCCATTATGAAAAAAGCCTATCGGCTTTACCGCGAACGCGGCTACCGGTTGCGTCTTCTTTCCGCCGCCTACCGCTGCCACATGCACTGGTCGGAATTTATCGGCGGGGATTTGGTGGTCTCCATTCCCCACGAATGGCAAGTGCGGTTCAACCATTCAGACATCGCTCCTATCCCGCGCATGGATAATCCCGTAGAGCCGAAAGTGTTGGATGAATTGCTGCGGAAATTTTCCGATTTCCGAAAATCGTACGAGGAAGACGGCCTGCAAGTGGATGAGTTCGATTTCTACGGTCCATCGCGGCGAACGTTGCGCCAGTTTATGAGCGGTTATGACGAATTGGTTCAAATGCTGCGGGACCGCATTCTTCCCAATCCCGATAAGGAAAAAACCTGCGGAAAGTAA